The genomic segment atagaattctaTTTTATTAATGGTGGTTGGCATAAGGTCAATTATTTGCCATCTTTTTCTAGAATATGTATATCTAAAACCTATATGCATTTTATCTAGGTATTCTTTAATAGATTAAATAGTAGTAgactatttaatttaaaaaaaatcccattaaattaaatgaattgaatttcttttgattttttatttcatttgcgatattaaaaaaaaaaaaaaaatcaaactaccaaaattaaagaatatttgctgattgccttttttttgcaaatgaaaagactttacttttaaaaaaggcaatttgTTTTTAGTGGTTGAAACTACTGCGGATTAAAACGATTGTCGGATTCACGGTGGCGGCTTCGTTTGAAATAGGCGTCACGTGTGATTGGACGTAAAAGGACTTACACGGGGCGACGTCGTCGTACATTGGATCAATGTTGTGCAGCAGTTCCAGCCTGGGCGAGGCAAATCCTTGACTGGAATATAACAACGTTGTCAAGAGACttttgtgtcaaaaaggttcctgacccgtGGGCCAACGATTCGGCATCCCCCACCTGATGGTGTTCCACACGTCGAATCCGTCCAAAGGCTTGGTGGCGTTGAGGCGGCCCCCGGCCAAGCCCACCaaggtgggcagccaatcggaGACGTGCACCAGCTCCCGGCTGGTCCTGCGCGGCCGCTTGATGAGCGGCCCGGTCACGAATCCCACGCCACGGACTCCGCCCTCCCACAGCGACCACTTCCTGCCTCGCAAGGGCCAGTTGCTGCCACCGGAGAGCGTCTGGCCACCGTTATCTGTAAAAAACATCACATATGCTTTTTTTGTCAGACACCAATTGGCTATAATAGtacaactataaaaaaaaacctgtttacctgaaaagaaaaaaaatgttgcagtaCCTGTGGAAAACACCAGGACAGCATTTTCCCAAAGTCCAGCTTCCCGCAAGGCCAGGCTGATGTTGCCCACCGCCTCGTCCATGGCCGCCACCATGCCGGCGTACGTCCGACGCTGGGGGTCTCGGATGAACGCGTAGGGCGCCACGTAGCGGTCGGGCACCTGCAGGGGCGCGTGAACGGCTTGCAGCGCCACATACAGGAAAAGAGGCTGAAACACAAGCACATATACAATCATCATGATTctcattattttattcaattgtaTTTCTTGTAGCGGTACACTGTCatcttatgtatttattttttattttttaaattgccctTCACAAAATGCGCGCAAAACTAACAATAAAATTGGATGTCAATTCAGAGCTGAATAATATTGTCGCATagtcctaaaaaaaataccgtattgtCTGTACTATAAAGACcaaaattttctcaaaagaggacagtgcgccttatatatggatcaaaatTGGTTAATCATGGTAAGACATTCCCTTTAGCTGacttccatctagtggatgcataacataACGCACTACTTTGACTACGATTACTGCGCCTTAGAATGTGGAAACCATTTTAAAACAGGTTATCTATTGAGGGTGTGCCTTATGGTGTGGAAAAtgcggtaattaaaaaaagattctgAAATGCTGGCTGGAAAAATAAACTAGAGCGGCAAGCCGAGTCACCTTTTTTGGGTCATGTTTGGCAATGATCTGGACGGCTCGCTGACCGAAAAGCTCGGTGGAGTAACGGCCTTTGTATTCCGGGGCGGGCGCTTCGTCCTCGCGGAGGTCCAACGAGCAGCGGCTCAGGTTGAGCGCGGCGATGTGGCTACAGCGCATGTGGGTGTAGTAGTCCTCACTTCCCGTCAGGTAGCCTTCGATGCATAGGAGTTGTCTGGGTTAAAGAGCGCCATGTTTTACGAATAAAGCCCTCGAGGAGCTGGATCATACAAACCAAAGTAGGAGTCAAAGCCACGGCGCGTGGGCAGGCAGTCCTTCTTGTACATGCCCAGGTGCCACTTGCCCACCATGTGCGTGGCGTAGCCCACCTGGGAAAGCAGCTGAGGCAGCAGGACCTCATCCAGAGGGACGCAGTAGGGCTGGCAAGGCCAGATGATCTGGTGCTGCATGCCCGTGTGGATCTGCCAATGTCAAAGACAAGAGAGACGCGTTGGTGAACGGAACGAGGAACTCTGAGGGGAACCGCTGACGTAATTTTCCATCCGACACCTGACAGATTTTAATATCTTTTAGCAAGCATTATTCTTATAATTGACAGGTTTAGTCCTTGACCTCTAATATTCTTAAGGCCATCTTTTATTATCGCAATTCTTGGCAAGAGCATATTGGATGGGATACGGCGTATCGCGAGATAAAttgaacttgcgtataaatgtgaaatgacttaatacaaatccaaattatgaatgtgaaattacttagtaaca from the Stigmatopora argus isolate UIUO_Sarg chromosome 16, RoL_Sarg_1.0, whole genome shotgun sequence genome contains:
- the arsb gene encoding arylsulfatase B gives rise to the protein MESTFAVTMGQRLHFFALLLTLCSPAASGSRQPHIVFILADDLGWYDVGYHGAEIETPNLDKLSAAGVRLDNYYVQPLCTPSRNQLMTGRYQIHTGMQHQIIWPCQPYCVPLDEVLLPQLLSQVGYATHMVGKWHLGMYKKDCLPTRRGFDSYFGYLTGSEDYYTHMRCSHIAALNLSRCSLDLREDEAPAPEYKGRYSTELFGQRAVQIIAKHDPKKPLFLYVALQAVHAPLQVPDRYVAPYAFIRDPQRRTYAGMVAAMDEAVGNISLALREAGLWENAVLVFSTDNGGQTLSGGSNWPLRGRKWSLWEGGVRGVGFVTGPLIKRPRRTSRELVHVSDWLPTLVGLAGGRLNATKPLDGFDVWNTISQGFASPRLELLHNIDPMYDDVAPCSEWKHRNGTGKAVFRSGFNVSIHAAIRSSNWKLLTGYPGCATWFPRPDRNGSSPHWHEPLKSIMLFDVEKDPEERNEVSASHPAVVDRLLARLHHHQQSALPVFFPDDDPRCDPGPAGAWGPWA